In a genomic window of Nostoc sp. UHCC 0870:
- a CDS encoding XisI protein → MDTLEKYRRIIRTILTEYSQLPYAYGELERQLIIDESANHYLLLTLGWENKQRVHGCLVHIDIINDKVWIQRDGTESGIANELVSAGIPKDKIVLAFQPVNVRQYTEFAIA, encoded by the coding sequence ATGGATACCTTAGAAAAATATCGCCGAATTATCCGAACAATATTAACCGAATACTCTCAACTTCCCTACGCTTACGGAGAATTAGAAAGACAGCTAATTATTGATGAAAGTGCCAACCATTATTTACTACTCACACTTGGTTGGGAAAATAAACAACGTGTACATGGCTGTCTTGTTCACATTGATATTATCAATGATAAAGTTTGGATTCAAAGAGACGGCACTGAAAGCGGAATTGCGAATGAACTTGTCAGTGCCGGTATTCCTAAAGATAAAATTGTTCTAGCTTTCCAACCAGTTAATGTGAGACAGTATACCGAATTTGCAATTGCTTAG
- a CDS encoding glutamate-5-semialdehyde dehydrogenase — translation MTTLQVASSLNTIAQQTRQAASHLAILSTEAKNQAIASIAQALESAKDEIVSANIADCEAATAAGIAKPLYKRLQLDEHKLRDAIAGVRDVGKLADPVGQVQINRELDTGLVLKRVTCPLGVLGIIFEARPEAAIQIVSLAIKSGNGVILKCGKEAVRSCEAIVKAIKQGLSQTDVSPDVVQLLTTREETLELLKLDKYVDLIIPRGSNSFVRFVQENTRIPVLGHADGICHLYVDKAADIDKAVQIAVDAKIQYAAACNAIETMLVHQAIAPEFLPQVAAALQAVDVELRGDEGTLKILPNIAPAIDADWETEYSDLILAVKIVDSLETAIAHINEYGSRHTDAIITEDLATVETFFGLVNSAGVFHNCSTRFADGFRYGFGAEVGISTQQMPPRGPVGLEGLITYKYQVTGDGHIVATYTGANAKAFTHRDLEGI, via the coding sequence ATGACTACTCTGCAAGTTGCTTCTTCCCTGAATACGATCGCCCAACAAACCCGCCAAGCTGCGAGTCATCTGGCTATTCTCTCAACTGAGGCGAAAAATCAAGCGATCGCCTCCATTGCCCAAGCGTTAGAATCGGCAAAAGATGAGATTGTGTCTGCAAATATTGCTGATTGTGAAGCGGCGACGGCTGCGGGTATCGCTAAACCGCTTTATAAAAGGTTGCAGTTGGATGAACATAAGTTAAGAGATGCGATCGCTGGGGTGCGGGATGTTGGTAAGCTAGCTGATCCTGTGGGACAGGTGCAGATTAACCGAGAACTCGATACTGGCTTGGTTCTCAAACGGGTAACTTGTCCCTTGGGTGTGTTGGGGATTATTTTTGAAGCACGTCCAGAAGCGGCGATTCAAATTGTCTCTTTGGCGATTAAGTCGGGTAATGGTGTCATTCTCAAATGTGGTAAAGAAGCTGTACGTTCTTGTGAGGCGATAGTCAAGGCGATTAAACAAGGTTTATCACAAACAGATGTTAGTCCTGATGTGGTGCAATTACTCACAACTAGAGAAGAAACTTTAGAACTTTTAAAGTTAGATAAATATGTAGATTTAATTATTCCTAGAGGTTCTAATTCTTTTGTCAGGTTTGTGCAAGAAAATACGCGCATTCCTGTACTTGGTCACGCTGATGGAATCTGTCATCTGTATGTAGATAAAGCGGCTGATATTGATAAAGCTGTGCAGATTGCTGTTGATGCCAAAATCCAATATGCTGCTGCTTGTAATGCCATTGAAACTATGTTAGTACATCAAGCGATCGCACCGGAATTTCTGCCCCAAGTCGCCGCAGCTTTACAAGCAGTTGATGTAGAATTACGAGGTGATGAAGGTACTTTAAAAATATTACCTAATATTGCGCCTGCCATTGATGCAGATTGGGAAACAGAGTATAGTGATTTGATTTTGGCAGTAAAAATTGTAGACTCATTAGAAACTGCGATCGCTCACATTAACGAATATGGTTCTCGTCATACAGATGCCATTATCACAGAAGATTTAGCAACAGTAGAAACATTTTTTGGCTTAGTCAATTCCGCCGGAGTTTTTCACAACTGTTCTACCCGCTTTGCGGATGGTTTCCGCTACGGTTTTGGCGCAGAAGTCGGGATTAGTACCCAACAAATGCCTCCCCGTGGCCCTGTCGGTTTAGAAGGATTAATCACATATAAATATCAAGTGACCGGTGATGGACATATTGTTGCTACCTACACGGGGGCAAATGCTAAAGCTTTTACTCATCGGGATTTAGAGGGAATCTAA
- a CDS encoding O-antigen ligase domain-containing protein — MVQIHTLPNSPPKQNLSFGKQPPLAWAAILFLVLFSAVCIFGGAAGILRTAYVIISFAIGIFLYVRYPLLYTGFTWWIWFVTPFVTRLVDYKSGWDPTRFMLVSQYLVTLLTLHTFLKELPKSLRQGSLPFVLAFLGVFYGFLVGIIKTTPFTAARGLLDWLTPITFGFYLFIHWRDYPLYRRTIERTFLWGVLVTGIYGIYQFLVAPEWDVFWLVNTKLTSMGDPEPLKLRIWSTMASPAPYAAMMMAGSLLLFSNKTFIRIPASAIAYLAFLLTTVRTLWGGWFIAFITFITSLKAHLQMRLFITILLMALCVIPLTQIEQFSETISDRFETFSQLDKDDSAKVRQKIYEDGLNSALTNGLGNGVGNTFIVNKKGILEPIVIDSGILDMFFTLGWFGGVFYLVGIFMAFAKSFQYSEYRFDTFMAASRAISLGMLSTLLGNSGMLGMPGMVLWGFIALAMAGHKYHVQQKVIRNS, encoded by the coding sequence GTGGTTCAGATACATACGCTTCCCAATAGTCCACCGAAACAAAACTTGAGTTTCGGAAAGCAACCGCCGTTAGCTTGGGCGGCTATACTATTCCTCGTGCTGTTTTCCGCAGTGTGCATTTTCGGCGGTGCGGCTGGCATTCTGCGGACAGCTTATGTGATTATTTCCTTCGCTATTGGTATTTTTCTATATGTGCGATACCCCTTACTCTACACGGGTTTTACCTGGTGGATTTGGTTTGTAACGCCGTTTGTGACTCGTTTAGTTGATTATAAGAGTGGTTGGGACCCTACGCGTTTTATGCTGGTGTCGCAATACTTGGTGACATTATTAACATTACATACTTTTTTAAAAGAACTACCGAAGTCATTGCGCCAAGGTAGTTTACCATTTGTTTTAGCCTTTCTAGGTGTGTTTTATGGCTTTCTCGTAGGCATAATTAAAACAACACCCTTCACTGCGGCACGGGGACTTCTAGACTGGTTAACGCCTATTACATTTGGTTTCTACCTATTTATCCACTGGCGAGATTATCCCCTGTACCGTCGTACCATTGAGCGTACTTTCCTTTGGGGTGTGTTAGTAACAGGAATCTATGGAATTTACCAGTTTTTAGTTGCTCCTGAATGGGATGTATTCTGGCTAGTAAATACAAAATTGACTAGCATGGGTGATCCTGAACCGTTGAAACTACGCATCTGGAGTACAATGGCTTCCCCTGCACCCTATGCAGCTATGATGATGGCCGGGTCACTATTATTATTTAGTAATAAAACATTTATCCGTATTCCTGCTTCTGCGATCGCTTACTTGGCTTTCTTGCTCACAACAGTCCGTACATTATGGGGCGGATGGTTTATAGCATTTATTACTTTTATCACTTCATTAAAGGCACACCTGCAAATGCGCCTTTTTATAACTATTTTGCTCATGGCACTTTGTGTAATTCCACTAACGCAAATAGAACAATTCTCTGAAACCATCTCTGATCGGTTTGAAACGTTTTCTCAGTTGGATAAAGATGATAGTGCTAAGGTAAGACAAAAAATATATGAAGACGGTCTTAATAGTGCTTTAACTAATGGTTTAGGTAATGGTGTAGGTAATACTTTTATTGTTAATAAAAAAGGGATCTTAGAACCGATTGTAATTGACAGTGGCATTCTAGATATGTTCTTTACATTAGGTTGGTTTGGAGGTGTATTTTATTTAGTCGGAATATTTATGGCGTTTGCAAAATCGTTTCAATATTCTGAATACCGTTTTGATACTTTCATGGCTGCATCTAGAGCTATTAGCCTGGGTATGTTATCAACCTTATTAGGCAATAGTGGGATGTTGGGAATGCCTGGTATGGTGCTTTGGGGTTTTATAGCTTTGGCGATGGCGGGACATAAATATCATGTACAACAAAAAGTAATTCGTAATTCGTAA
- a CDS encoding glycosyltransferase family 2 protein, producing the protein MKITVIVPTYRRTQDLARCFAALQKQARPVDEVVIVVRDSDYETWQFLTTFDPELLPLRATTVSIPGVVAAMNAGLDVAQGDIIAFTDDDAAPHTNWLAHIESHFLADDRIAGVGGRDWVYHGKRLEDGVCPVVGQVHWFGRIIGNHHIGVGAPREVDVLKGVNMSFRRAAIQKLHFDRRMLGTGAQVHFEVAFCLSLKRAGWKLIYDPQVGVNHFPAQRFDEDQRHQFNPIAVVNAVHNETLALLEHLSPSQKLVFLFWATFVGTRDAMGFIQWLRFLPSEGLLAGQKLLASWRGRWQGWQTWQG; encoded by the coding sequence ATGAAAATCACAGTAATCGTTCCCACTTACCGCCGTACTCAAGACCTAGCACGTTGTTTTGCCGCCCTACAAAAGCAAGCACGACCAGTTGACGAGGTAGTAATAGTAGTCCGTGATTCTGACTATGAAACTTGGCAGTTTCTCACTACCTTCGATCCTGAGCTTTTGCCATTACGCGCTACCACAGTCAGCATTCCCGGCGTAGTAGCAGCGATGAATGCTGGTTTGGATGTTGCCCAAGGAGACATTATTGCCTTTACTGATGATGATGCTGCTCCCCACACTAACTGGCTAGCACATATTGAATCCCATTTTCTCGCAGACGATCGCATCGCTGGAGTGGGTGGACGCGATTGGGTATATCATGGCAAACGCTTAGAAGATGGAGTCTGTCCAGTCGTTGGTCAAGTGCATTGGTTTGGGCGCATCATTGGTAATCATCATATAGGTGTAGGTGCGCCCCGTGAGGTGGATGTTCTTAAGGGAGTCAACATGAGCTTTCGCCGTGCCGCTATTCAAAAACTGCATTTTGATCGGCGGATGCTGGGTACAGGCGCACAGGTTCACTTCGAGGTAGCTTTTTGTCTCTCCCTCAAGCGGGCTGGTTGGAAACTCATCTACGATCCCCAGGTGGGAGTCAATCATTTTCCAGCGCAACGATTTGATGAGGATCAACGCCATCAATTCAATCCCATTGCTGTAGTTAATGCCGTACACAACGAAACTTTAGCATTACTAGAACACTTATCACCCTCTCAAAAATTAGTATTTTTGTTCTGGGCAACATTCGTAGGCACAAGGGATGCTATGGGTTTTATTCAATGGTTACGCTTTCTTCCCAGTGAAGGCCTGTTAGCAGGACAAAAATTACTAGCTTCTTGGCGCGGTCGTTGGCAAGGTTGGCAGACCTGGCAAGGGTGA
- a CDS encoding glycosyltransferase family 4 protein, translated as MKLCIVTHNVIKGDGQGRVNYEIALEAIRRGHHVTLLASQVALELEQSDQVNWVAIPVKGWPTELLRNIIFAIFSTNWLRKHRAEIDLVKINGAITHAPGDVNAAHFVHSSWLKFSSGKAAPKSRRVLYNFYQWLYTALNAHWEKQAFRQARVVVAVSNKVAKDLQAIGVSPQSIQVIVNGVDLQEFSPGNSDRLQWYLPEGVPLALFAGDIRLSRKNLDTVLKALVQVPDLHLAVAGITEGSPYLQLAESLGLKERVHFLGLRRDVPDLMKAVDFVVFPSRYEPFGLVVIEAMASGLPVITASSTGAADLVKPEAGIVLADSDDVEGLAKAMFSLTSDRNLRQTMGQSARAIATQHSWTRMAQCYVDLFEELKK; from the coding sequence GTGAAACTATGTATTGTTACGCACAATGTAATTAAAGGTGATGGTCAGGGACGGGTCAACTATGAGATAGCTTTAGAAGCAATTCGTCGCGGTCATCACGTTACTTTATTAGCCAGTCAGGTAGCTTTAGAACTAGAGCAGAGTGACCAAGTTAATTGGGTTGCTATTCCGGTGAAAGGATGGCCAACGGAATTACTCCGCAATATCATTTTTGCTATTTTTAGTACAAATTGGTTGCGTAAACATCGCGCTGAGATTGATTTAGTCAAAATTAATGGTGCAATTACCCATGCTCCTGGTGATGTAAATGCAGCGCATTTTGTCCATAGTTCTTGGTTAAAATTCTCCTCTGGGAAGGCTGCACCGAAGTCACGCCGAGTTTTATATAACTTTTACCAGTGGTTGTACACAGCTTTAAACGCACACTGGGAAAAACAGGCTTTTCGTCAGGCGCGGGTTGTGGTGGCGGTTTCTAATAAAGTGGCAAAGGATTTGCAAGCTATTGGCGTATCACCGCAGAGTATCCAGGTGATTGTTAATGGTGTGGATTTGCAGGAATTTTCACCAGGAAATAGCGATCGCCTGCAATGGTATTTACCTGAAGGAGTCCCCCTAGCACTGTTTGCAGGGGATATTCGACTCTCTCGTAAGAATTTAGATACAGTCCTCAAAGCCTTAGTACAAGTTCCTGATTTACATCTAGCTGTAGCTGGAATTACGGAAGGTAGCCCATATCTTCAGTTAGCTGAATCTTTGGGATTAAAAGAGCGAGTGCATTTTCTAGGACTGCGCCGTGATGTTCCCGACTTGATGAAAGCAGTAGATTTTGTAGTTTTTCCTTCTCGGTATGAGCCTTTTGGCTTAGTAGTAATTGAAGCAATGGCTTCTGGTTTACCTGTGATTACCGCTAGTAGTACAGGTGCAGCCGATTTAGTTAAACCTGAAGCTGGGATAGTTTTGGCAGACTCAGATGATGTGGAAGGTTTAGCTAAAGCCATGTTTTCTTTGACGAGTGATCGCAATTTAAGACAAACAATGGGTCAATCGGCTAGAGCGATCGCCACACAACATAGTTGGACAAGAATGGCTCAGTGCTATGTGGATTTATTCGAGGAGTTAAAAAAGTGA
- a CDS encoding glycosyltransferase family 2 protein → MRVSVCITTRNRPQYLENCLRSLWDSDTKPHSVVVSDDSPDLEVQERNYQIVQQYPHITYLTGPRIGVCANRNNAVNAILSSETDFVAFIDDDICVEPDFITRAIAQYTEISPEQRNFTILSGISHSPEGCVMASGKLSFRGYFCASDIPETVAIHATIFPRQFFDQEQWDENIFFGYEDAELCLRALKREYKILHCPELRVLNTGDNGKSSLMVSDIGTLTYYEISIEAARLYVGIKRYKNLFPNVLKLAVFCFVYFLHMTVYLWRRSSLQAWPEIIRRSHVQRLWQSSQLKWG, encoded by the coding sequence ATGCGAGTATCTGTTTGCATCACAACGAGAAATCGCCCTCAATACTTGGAAAATTGCCTGCGATCGCTATGGGATTCTGATACTAAGCCTCATTCAGTAGTTGTATCAGATGATTCACCTGATCTAGAAGTACAAGAGCGCAATTATCAGATTGTGCAACAATATCCTCACATCACCTATCTGACCGGCCCTCGAATTGGTGTTTGTGCTAACCGTAACAATGCTGTAAATGCCATCCTTAGCTCTGAAACTGACTTTGTAGCTTTTATTGATGATGATATTTGTGTAGAGCCAGACTTTATTACGCGTGCGATCGCGCAATACACAGAAATATCTCCAGAACAGAGAAATTTTACCATTCTGTCGGGCATTAGTCACAGTCCTGAAGGATGTGTGATGGCTTCTGGCAAGTTGTCTTTTCGAGGCTATTTCTGTGCTAGTGACATTCCCGAAACTGTAGCAATTCATGCCACTATTTTCCCCCGTCAGTTTTTTGACCAAGAACAGTGGGATGAAAATATCTTTTTTGGCTACGAAGATGCAGAATTATGTTTACGAGCTTTGAAGCGGGAATACAAGATTTTACACTGCCCAGAATTACGAGTGCTGAATACTGGGGACAACGGTAAAAGCTCTTTGATGGTGTCAGACATTGGTACTTTAACTTACTACGAAATTTCTATAGAAGCCGCTAGGCTCTACGTTGGCATTAAACGCTATAAAAATTTATTTCCTAATGTGTTAAAGTTAGCGGTTTTTTGTTTTGTATATTTCCTGCATATGACCGTATATCTATGGAGACGTAGCTCACTACAAGCCTGGCCAGAAATTATCCGTCGTTCTCATGTTCAAAGGTTATGGCAGTCGTCTCAATTGAAGTGGGGATGA
- a CDS encoding glycosyltransferase, whose translation MSQANPYRPTIAPLAEEVARPLWSVMIPTYNCAEYLRETLASVLAQDPGPDVMQITVIDNCSTEDDPAAVVAELGKGRVEFYQQPQNVGLINNSHTCFELARGHLIHLLHSDDCVCDGFYQKLEGVFSENPQIGAAFCRSIYIDEHSNWQGFSTLELPESGVLPSHWVERIAELCCISVPSVAVVRREVYEHLGGFDKRCGLSGDWEMWVRIFHNYPMWFEVQPLAMWRRHFLSATRVNAKSKRFIQETFDTVETIFTSYLPNAINGKTHKKAKLNCAFLSLDLAKALLAQDEMSEAIAQIQTALKYSFSFPVMRAAFRIILWDGTRSLLKRLTGTQKHKTKATSKAFSYLKSS comes from the coding sequence ATGAGCCAAGCAAATCCTTATCGTCCAACGATCGCACCACTTGCAGAAGAAGTTGCACGCCCACTTTGGTCTGTGATGATTCCTACTTACAATTGTGCAGAATATCTGCGTGAAACTTTAGCTAGCGTTTTGGCTCAAGATCCAGGCCCCGACGTTATGCAAATTACAGTGATTGATAATTGCTCCACAGAAGATGATCCAGCCGCAGTTGTTGCAGAACTGGGTAAGGGTCGTGTTGAGTTTTATCAACAACCACAAAATGTGGGTCTGATTAACAACTCTCATACCTGCTTTGAATTAGCACGCGGTCATTTAATTCATCTTCTCCATAGTGATGATTGTGTATGTGATGGATTTTATCAAAAGCTGGAAGGAGTTTTTAGCGAAAATCCACAAATTGGTGCTGCTTTTTGTCGCAGTATCTATATTGATGAGCATAGCAATTGGCAAGGATTCTCTACTTTAGAATTGCCAGAAAGTGGTGTGCTACCTAGTCACTGGGTGGAGCGAATTGCCGAGCTTTGCTGTATTTCAGTCCCATCAGTTGCAGTAGTCCGCCGTGAAGTGTATGAACATTTGGGGGGATTTGACAAACGCTGTGGCTTGAGTGGTGATTGGGAGATGTGGGTGAGAATTTTTCATAACTACCCGATGTGGTTTGAAGTTCAACCTTTAGCTATGTGGCGTAGACACTTTTTGTCTGCTACGCGAGTTAATGCTAAAAGTAAACGCTTCATTCAAGAAACTTTTGATACTGTAGAGACGATTTTTACATCTTATCTACCCAACGCTATCAATGGCAAAACTCACAAAAAAGCCAAGCTCAATTGTGCATTTTTATCTTTAGATTTAGCGAAAGCGTTGTTAGCTCAAGATGAAATGTCTGAAGCGATCGCGCAAATTCAAACAGCACTCAAGTATAGTTTTTCCTTTCCCGTGATGAGAGCGGCGTTTAGAATCATCCTCTGGGATGGGACGCGATCGCTATTAAAAAGATTAACTGGTACTCAAAAACATAAAACCAAAGCTACTTCTAAAGCTTTCAGCTATCTGAAATCGTCTTAG
- a CDS encoding glycosyltransferase family 2 protein has protein sequence MKVSVIISNYNYARYLSRAINSVLSQTYSDIELVIVDDGSSDDSRDVITQIQAQAPDKIKAIFQANQGQGGAFNAGFEAASGEIIAFLDADDVWQPHKIQRIVEVFNTSDVVGVMHHLDIIDGDDNTINNASTQGAKLSEDLASVILSTGNAWCFPPTSGLAYRREALQKVFPIDPVKWRIWADGCIIYCTAFLGKIKTLHENLGSYRIHGANNHITKGAVTNEQEAKSQVGIEMTNQYINDFLVRIGYPERVDLSRNLQYRRTKYYQQSKWDINEVWAISRLILGWPFYTAQERIYYLARFLFKSAKFLARPTVHTESTTI, from the coding sequence ATGAAAGTCTCTGTTATTATTTCTAACTATAACTACGCTCGCTATCTCTCTAGAGCAATTAACTCTGTTCTATCTCAAACCTATTCAGACATTGAGCTAGTAATAGTAGATGATGGTTCTTCAGACGATAGTCGTGATGTCATCACCCAAATTCAAGCACAAGCTCCAGATAAAATCAAAGCTATCTTCCAAGCAAATCAAGGACAAGGAGGTGCTTTTAATGCTGGGTTTGAGGCTGCTAGTGGAGAGATTATTGCTTTTTTAGATGCCGATGATGTTTGGCAACCTCATAAAATTCAACGTATTGTTGAGGTGTTTAATACATCAGATGTAGTTGGTGTGATGCACCATTTGGATATCATTGATGGCGATGACAATACAATCAACAATGCTTCTACCCAAGGGGCAAAACTGAGTGAGGATTTAGCCTCAGTCATATTAAGTACAGGAAATGCTTGGTGTTTTCCTCCTACATCTGGACTAGCCTATCGCCGTGAAGCATTACAAAAAGTTTTTCCTATCGACCCTGTTAAATGGCGGATTTGGGCAGATGGTTGCATTATTTACTGCACAGCTTTCTTAGGCAAGATTAAAACATTACATGAAAATTTAGGGAGTTATCGCATACATGGTGCAAACAATCACATCACCAAAGGTGCTGTAACTAATGAACAAGAAGCTAAATCCCAGGTAGGGATTGAGATGACCAACCAATATATTAACGACTTTTTAGTACGTATTGGTTATCCCGAAAGAGTTGATTTATCTCGCAACCTCCAGTATCGGCGCACAAAGTATTATCAGCAATCCAAATGGGATATTAACGAGGTATGGGCAATCTCACGGTTGATTTTAGGATGGCCTTTTTACACTGCACAAGAGCGAATATATTACCTAGCTCGGTTTTTATTTAAAAGTGCAAAGTTTTTGGCTCGTCCAACTGTTCATACGGAAAGCACAACAATTTAG
- a CDS encoding glycosyltransferase family 8 protein yields MTFITPELDHSPLVVVCGADDNYAMPLAVTLYSALVNLEKGCTLYLYIIDGGITDQSKQRIQRVLNVEHIDLHLKWIPPSNLTSLSHIKTPDWVSVATYLRLLIPDILPEQFNKAIYLDSDLLVKGNLKNLWNEEIAKYALLACTDLVIPCVSSSLGIINYKELGLTPDTPYFNAGVLVINLPKWREEEISQKVWHYFSENSEYVRMGDQEGLNAVLANKWGKLHPKWNVISHILCYESWKDSPFKEEIRHIKDELIHKPDIVHFAGVAKPWKIGCEHPAQLQWIDHLQASGWFQTTESIVWFSKWFLQYYSWQLKVLIRKLIFALGLGRFWESLRAYVLQT; encoded by the coding sequence ATGACTTTTATAACTCCTGAATTAGATCACAGTCCCTTAGTTGTAGTGTGTGGGGCCGATGACAATTATGCTATGCCCTTGGCTGTAACACTCTACTCCGCACTGGTAAATCTAGAAAAGGGTTGTACACTCTACCTTTACATCATTGACGGCGGTATTACTGATCAGAGCAAGCAACGTATTCAGCGAGTGCTTAACGTTGAACACATTGATTTACACCTCAAATGGATTCCTCCTAGTAATTTGACATCACTGAGTCATATCAAAACACCTGATTGGGTATCAGTAGCTACCTATCTGAGATTACTCATCCCTGATATCCTCCCAGAGCAGTTTAACAAGGCTATTTACTTAGATAGTGATTTATTGGTCAAGGGAAACTTAAAAAATTTGTGGAACGAGGAAATCGCTAAATATGCTTTACTTGCTTGTACTGATCTTGTGATTCCATGTGTATCTTCAAGCTTAGGCATTATTAATTACAAAGAATTAGGGCTAACGCCTGATACACCTTATTTCAACGCTGGAGTTTTGGTAATAAATTTACCAAAATGGAGAGAGGAAGAGATTAGCCAGAAAGTATGGCACTACTTCAGCGAAAATTCAGAATATGTGAGGATGGGAGATCAAGAGGGACTAAACGCCGTTCTTGCTAATAAATGGGGAAAGCTTCATCCGAAATGGAATGTAATATCACATATTCTGTGTTATGAAAGCTGGAAAGACTCACCCTTTAAGGAAGAAATTCGTCATATCAAAGATGAACTTATTCACAAACCTGATATTGTCCATTTTGCTGGTGTAGCTAAACCTTGGAAGATAGGGTGTGAGCATCCAGCACAGTTGCAGTGGATTGACCATCTCCAAGCCAGTGGATGGTTTCAAACTACAGAAAGTATTGTCTGGTTTAGCAAATGGTTTCTGCAATATTACTCTTGGCAACTGAAAGTCTTAATTAGGAAATTGATATTTGCTCTAGGACTTGGAAGATTCTGGGAATCATTGAGGGCTTATGTACTACAGACTTAA